The following coding sequences lie in one Marinobacter sp. ANT_B65 genomic window:
- a CDS encoding SCO family protein has product MNRSVRVTLFALLLLVVLIFGGVVGRQVFLADGGEPAPAPDLAEMNTYVYDQPRPLAEFTLTNENGETVTRENLKGRWTFAFVGYTNCPDICPAAMANLRRTDKLLSNELPQPDYLLVSADPEHDTPEQLKAYTGFFGENFHGLTGDLETLRELAKSLSAVFVHREVDGQLLVDHSGHFALVNPDGELAAVIQPPHNPEQLAEAFERIYLWAKINHDKASS; this is encoded by the coding sequence ATGAATCGTTCAGTTCGGGTGACCTTGTTTGCACTTCTGCTACTGGTGGTGCTGATTTTTGGTGGGGTTGTAGGGCGGCAGGTGTTTCTGGCCGATGGTGGGGAACCCGCACCGGCGCCGGATCTGGCTGAAATGAACACTTATGTTTATGACCAGCCGCGGCCGCTGGCAGAATTTACACTTACCAATGAAAACGGAGAAACCGTAACCCGGGAGAACCTGAAGGGGCGGTGGACGTTTGCATTCGTGGGTTACACAAATTGCCCTGATATCTGCCCGGCGGCCATGGCGAATCTGCGCCGTACCGATAAACTGCTGTCAAATGAGTTGCCGCAGCCGGACTATCTTCTGGTCAGTGCAGATCCGGAGCACGACACGCCGGAGCAGCTAAAGGCCTACACAGGCTTTTTTGGTGAGAACTTTCATGGTTTAACCGGGGATCTGGAAACCTTGCGTGAGTTGGCGAAAAGCCTGAGTGCGGTTTTTGTGCATCGCGAGGTGGATGGGCAGTTGCTGGTCGACCACAGCGGGCATTTCGCGCTGGTGAACCCGGATGGTGAACTCGCTGCCGTTATTCAACCGCCCCATAACCCGGAGCAGCTGGCTGAGGCTTTCGAGCGCATCTATCTGTGGGCGAAAATCAATCATGACAAGGCCTCATCCTGA